A portion of the Pectobacterium brasiliense genome contains these proteins:
- the narJ gene encoding nitrate reductase molybdenum cofactor assembly chaperone, with protein sequence MISLRIIARLLDYPDSELWENRAELIEAVEQADALPLRESHQLMQFINTLCAQDLLDKQAEYSGLFDRGRATSLLLFEHVHGESRDRGQAMVDLMQQYQDAGLALDCRELPDYLPLYLEYLSRLEPAQGRAGLLDIAPILALIGARLQQRDSIYAVLFDLLLALSGSDLKSDDVTHQVADEARDDTPQALDAVWEEEQVKFLGEEGCASAQQTQHQRRFAGAVVPQYLNLDATSAGGQR encoded by the coding sequence ATGATTAGCCTGCGGATTATTGCCCGCCTGCTGGACTATCCCGACAGCGAGCTGTGGGAAAACCGGGCTGAGTTGATCGAAGCGGTAGAGCAGGCTGATGCTTTACCGCTGCGTGAGAGTCATCAGCTCATGCAGTTCATCAATACGTTGTGCGCGCAGGATCTGTTGGACAAACAGGCGGAGTATAGCGGCCTGTTTGACCGCGGTCGCGCGACCTCGCTTCTGCTGTTCGAACACGTTCACGGTGAGTCTCGTGACCGCGGTCAGGCGATGGTCGATCTCATGCAGCAATATCAGGATGCCGGTTTGGCACTGGATTGCCGTGAACTGCCGGACTACCTGCCGCTGTATCTTGAGTACCTTTCTCGTCTGGAACCCGCGCAGGGGCGCGCGGGTTTACTCGACATCGCGCCGATTCTGGCGTTGATTGGTGCGCGTTTGCAGCAGCGTGACAGCATCTATGCCGTGCTGTTCGATCTGCTGTTGGCGTTATCCGGCAGTGATCTGAAAAGTGACGATGTCACACATCAGGTCGCTGACGAAGCACGCGACGACACGCCGCAGGCGCTGGATGCCGTGTGGGAAGAGGAACAGGTTAAGTTCCTCGGCGAAGAAGGCTGCGCATCGGCCCAACAAACGCAACACCAACGCCGCTTCGCTGGCGCGGTGGTGCCGCAATATCTGAATCTTGACGCTACATCGGCGGGAGGGCAACGCTAA
- the narH gene encoding nitrate reductase subunit beta: MKIRSQVGMVLNLDKCIGCHTCSVSCKNVWTSREGMEYAWFNNVETKPGVGYPHAWEDQEKWKGGWIRKISGKLEPRMGNRISVLSKIFANPDVPEIDDYYEPFDYDYQNLRKAPEGKHQPVARPRSLITGQRMKKIENGPNWEDDLGGEFSVRSKDKNFEHMQKEMYGQFENTFMMYLPRLCEHCLNPACVATCPSGAIYKRGEDGIVLIDQDKCRGWRMCLTGCPYKKIYFNWKSGKSEKCIFCYPRIESGQPTLCSETCVGRIRYLGVLLYDADRIEQAASVENEKDLYQSQLDVFLDPHDPKVIEQALKDGIPNSVIEAAQQSPVYKMAMDWKLALPLHPEYRTLPMVWYVPPLSPIQSAADAGQLAHTGVLPDVESLRIPVQYLANLLTAGDTEPVLLALKRMLAMRHYKRAETVEGKIDTSALEQVGLTEAQAQEMYRYLAIANYEDRFVIPSSHRELAREAFPESKGCGFSFGDGCHGSDTKFNLFNSKRIDAIDVSNKTRDMNSKIMRETNHD; the protein is encoded by the coding sequence ATGAAAATTCGTTCACAAGTGGGCATGGTGCTGAATCTGGACAAATGCATCGGCTGTCACACCTGCTCCGTCAGCTGTAAAAACGTCTGGACCAGCCGTGAAGGGATGGAATACGCCTGGTTCAACAACGTCGAAACCAAACCGGGCGTGGGTTATCCCCATGCCTGGGAAGATCAGGAAAAATGGAAGGGCGGCTGGATCCGTAAAATCAGCGGTAAGCTCGAACCGCGTATGGGTAACCGCATCAGCGTGCTGTCCAAAATCTTCGCTAACCCGGATGTGCCGGAAATTGACGACTACTATGAGCCGTTCGACTACGACTATCAGAACCTGCGTAAAGCGCCGGAAGGCAAGCATCAGCCTGTCGCGCGTCCGCGCTCACTGATTACCGGTCAGCGGATGAAGAAAATCGAGAACGGCCCGAACTGGGAAGACGATCTGGGTGGTGAATTCAGCGTGCGCTCCAAAGATAAGAACTTTGAGCATATGCAGAAAGAGATGTACGGCCAGTTCGAAAACACGTTCATGATGTATCTGCCGCGTCTGTGCGAACACTGCCTGAACCCGGCGTGTGTGGCGACCTGTCCGAGCGGCGCGATCTACAAACGTGGCGAAGACGGTATCGTTCTGATCGATCAGGACAAATGCCGCGGCTGGCGTATGTGCCTGACCGGTTGCCCGTACAAGAAAATCTACTTCAACTGGAAGAGCGGCAAATCAGAAAAATGTATTTTCTGCTACCCGCGTATCGAAAGTGGTCAACCGACGCTCTGCTCAGAAACCTGCGTTGGACGTATCCGCTATCTGGGCGTGCTGCTCTATGATGCTGACCGCATCGAGCAAGCGGCCTCTGTGGAAAACGAGAAAGATCTGTACCAGAGCCAACTGGATGTGTTCCTTGACCCGCACGACCCGAAAGTCATTGAACAAGCGCTGAAAGACGGCATTCCAAACAGCGTCATTGAAGCGGCACAGCAGTCGCCGGTATACAAAATGGCGATGGACTGGAAGCTGGCGCTGCCGCTGCACCCAGAATACCGCACGCTGCCGATGGTCTGGTACGTGCCGCCGTTGTCACCGATTCAGTCTGCTGCGGATGCCGGTCAATTGGCGCACACCGGCGTACTGCCGGACGTCGAAAGTCTGCGTATTCCAGTGCAATATCTGGCGAACCTGCTGACCGCAGGGGATACCGAACCGGTATTGCTGGCGCTGAAACGTATGCTGGCGATGCGTCATTACAAACGTGCAGAAACCGTAGAAGGCAAAATCGATACCAGCGCGCTGGAGCAGGTTGGGCTGACCGAAGCACAGGCGCAGGAAATGTACCGCTATCTGGCGATTGCGAACTACGAAGATCGTTTCGTGATTCCATCAAGCCATCGTGAACTGGCGCGTGAAGCCTTCCCGGAAAGCAAAGGCTGCGGTTTCAGCTTTGGCGATGGTTGCCACGGTAGTGATACCAAATTCAACCTGTTCAACAGCAAGCGTATCGATGCCATTGATGTCAGTAACAAAACGCGCGACATGAACAGCAAAATCATGCGGGAGACGAACCATGATTAG
- a CDS encoding nitrate reductase subunit alpha has translation MSKFLDRLRYFKQLAEPFSDGHGQTLNTNRDWEDGYRSRWQHDKIVRSTHGVNCTGSCSWKIYVKNGLVTWETQQTDYPRTRPDLPNHEPRGCPRGASYSWYLYSANRLKYPMMRKRLLKLWREAKLTHSDPVDAWASIVNDPEKTKYYKQIRGRGGFVRSDWNEVNELIAASNVYTTKTFGPDRVIGFSPIPAMSMVSYAAGARYLSLLGGVCLSFYDWYCDLPPASPMTWGEQTDVPESADWYNSSYIIAWGSNVPQTRTPDAHFFTEVRYKGTKTVAVTPDYAEIAKLCDHWLNPKQGTDSAMALAMGHVILKEFHLDKPSQYFSEYVRQYTDLPMLVLLEPREDGYYAAGRMLRASDLVDNLGQDNNPQWKTIAIDDESGNLTAPQGSIGYRWGDQGKWNLEQRDGVSGEEVKLRLSLLGSHDDVVDVGFPYFGGAVSEHFNNVALEEILLHKLPVKRLTLADGSEALVACVYDLTMANYGLDRGLGDDNCARDYDDVKAYSPAWAEKITGVSRQNIIRIAREFADNADKTHGRSMVIVGAGINHWYHMDMNYRGIINMLIFCGCVGQSGGGWAHYVGQEKLRPQTGWTPLAFGLDWQRPPRHMNSTSFFYNHSSQWRYETVAPQELLSPLADKSRFTGSMIDFNVRAERMGWLPSAPQLNVNPLDIAEKARAAGVTPQDYTVAALKSGEIKFAAEQPDSPQNYPRNLFIWRSNLLGSSGKGHEYMLKYLLGTEHGIQGQDLGTAGSVKPEEVEWRDQGVEGKLDLVVTLDFRMSSTCLYSDIVLPTATWYEKDDMNTSDMHPFIHPLSAAVDPAWDSKSDWEIYKGIAKAFSRVCQGHLGQETDLVTLPIQHDSPAEMAQPFGVDDWKKGECDLIPGKTAPHLMMVERDYPNLYERFTSLGPLMDKLGNGGKGIGWNTQTEVDFLKKLNYTKADGAAAGRPKIETAIDAAEVILSLAPETNGQVAVKAWEALSKFTGRDHTHLALNKEDEKIRFRDIQAQPRKIISSPTWSGLEDEHVSYNACYTNVHELIPWRTLSGRQQLYQDHEWMRAFGESLLVYRPPVDTRAAEPVMNKKPNGNPEKPLNFLTPHQKWGIHSTYSDNLLMLTLGRGGPIIWLSEDDARDLGIADNDWVEAFNANGALTARAVVSQRVPAGMTMMYHAQERIINLPGSEITQQRGGIHNSVTRITPKPTHMIGGYAQLAYGFNYYGTVGSNRDEFVVVRKMKRIDWLDDEGQDYVQKAVQQEKA, from the coding sequence ATGAGCAAATTCCTTGACCGGTTACGTTACTTCAAACAACTGGCCGAACCGTTTTCCGATGGGCATGGCCAGACCCTCAATACCAATCGTGACTGGGAAGACGGCTATCGCAGTCGCTGGCAGCATGACAAAATCGTGCGTTCTACCCACGGGGTAAACTGTACCGGTTCATGTAGCTGGAAGATTTATGTGAAAAACGGTCTGGTGACGTGGGAAACGCAGCAGACTGACTACCCGCGCACCCGCCCGGACCTGCCTAACCATGAACCTCGCGGCTGCCCGCGCGGTGCCAGCTACTCCTGGTATCTCTACAGCGCCAACCGCCTGAAATACCCGATGATGCGTAAGCGCCTGCTGAAACTGTGGCGTGAAGCGAAACTGACACACAGCGATCCGGTTGATGCGTGGGCATCCATCGTCAACGACCCCGAGAAGACCAAATACTACAAACAAATTCGTGGCCGTGGCGGTTTCGTTCGTTCTGACTGGAATGAAGTCAACGAACTGATCGCTGCCTCTAACGTTTACACCACCAAGACCTTCGGCCCAGACCGCGTGATCGGTTTCTCACCGATTCCTGCGATGTCGATGGTGTCCTACGCAGCGGGTGCCCGTTACCTGTCTCTGCTCGGCGGCGTCTGCCTGAGCTTCTACGACTGGTACTGTGACTTGCCACCGGCGTCACCTATGACCTGGGGCGAGCAGACTGACGTACCGGAGTCTGCCGACTGGTATAACTCCTCTTACATCATTGCCTGGGGCTCTAACGTTCCGCAAACCCGTACGCCGGATGCCCACTTCTTTACGGAAGTTCGCTACAAAGGCACTAAAACCGTTGCGGTCACGCCGGATTACGCTGAAATCGCCAAGCTGTGCGACCACTGGCTGAACCCGAAACAAGGTACCGACAGCGCGATGGCGCTGGCAATGGGCCACGTGATTCTGAAAGAGTTCCACCTCGACAAACCGAGCCAGTATTTCAGCGAGTACGTTCGTCAATACACGGATTTACCGATGCTGGTGCTGCTGGAGCCGCGAGAAGACGGTTACTATGCGGCGGGTCGTATGCTGCGCGCTTCCGATCTGGTGGACAACCTCGGCCAGGACAACAACCCGCAGTGGAAAACCATCGCGATTGACGATGAAAGCGGCAATCTGACGGCGCCGCAAGGGTCTATCGGCTACCGTTGGGGCGATCAGGGCAAATGGAACCTGGAACAGCGCGACGGCGTGAGCGGCGAAGAAGTGAAGCTGCGCTTGAGCCTGCTGGGGTCGCACGACGATGTCGTTGATGTCGGCTTCCCGTATTTTGGCGGCGCGGTCAGCGAACATTTCAACAACGTTGCGCTAGAAGAAATCCTGCTGCACAAACTGCCCGTTAAGCGCCTGACGCTGGCTGACGGTAGCGAAGCGCTGGTTGCCTGCGTGTATGACCTGACGATGGCGAACTACGGCCTGGATCGCGGTCTGGGCGACGATAACTGCGCGCGTGATTACGATGATGTGAAAGCGTACAGCCCAGCCTGGGCCGAGAAGATTACTGGCGTTTCTCGTCAGAACATCATCCGTATTGCGCGTGAATTCGCGGATAACGCCGATAAAACGCACGGTCGTTCGATGGTCATCGTCGGTGCAGGTATCAACCACTGGTACCACATGGACATGAACTACCGCGGCATCATCAACATGCTGATTTTCTGCGGCTGTGTTGGTCAGAGCGGTGGCGGTTGGGCGCACTACGTCGGACAAGAAAAACTGCGTCCGCAAACCGGTTGGACGCCGCTGGCGTTTGGTCTGGACTGGCAGCGTCCGCCTCGTCACATGAACAGTACGTCGTTCTTCTATAACCATTCCAGCCAGTGGCGTTATGAAACCGTCGCGCCGCAGGAACTGCTGTCACCGCTGGCGGATAAATCCCGCTTTACCGGCAGCATGATTGACTTCAACGTGCGCGCCGAGCGTATGGGCTGGTTGCCGTCTGCACCGCAGCTGAACGTTAACCCGCTGGATATCGCAGAAAAAGCGCGTGCCGCCGGCGTAACTCCGCAGGACTATACCGTTGCCGCGTTGAAATCAGGCGAAATCAAATTTGCCGCTGAACAGCCGGATAGTCCGCAAAACTACCCGCGCAACCTGTTCATCTGGCGTTCTAACCTGCTGGGTTCTTCCGGTAAAGGCCACGAATATATGCTGAAGTACCTGCTGGGTACGGAGCACGGTATTCAAGGGCAAGATCTGGGTACAGCTGGCAGCGTGAAGCCGGAAGAAGTGGAATGGCGCGACCAGGGCGTTGAAGGCAAACTGGATCTGGTGGTGACGCTTGATTTCCGTATGTCCAGCACCTGTCTGTACTCCGACATCGTCCTGCCAACGGCAACCTGGTACGAAAAAGACGACATGAATACCTCGGATATGCATCCGTTTATTCACCCGCTGTCTGCGGCTGTCGATCCGGCGTGGGATTCCAAAAGCGACTGGGAAATCTACAAAGGCATCGCGAAAGCCTTCTCCCGCGTCTGTCAGGGACACCTTGGTCAGGAAACCGATCTGGTTACCTTGCCTATTCAACACGATTCCCCAGCTGAAATGGCGCAGCCGTTCGGCGTGGATGACTGGAAAAAAGGCGAATGCGATCTGATTCCGGGCAAAACTGCACCGCACCTGATGATGGTGGAGCGCGATTACCCGAACCTGTACGAACGTTTCACCTCGCTCGGTCCATTGATGGACAAGCTGGGCAACGGCGGTAAAGGCATCGGCTGGAACACGCAGACCGAAGTCGATTTCCTGAAAAAACTGAACTACACCAAGGCTGACGGTGCGGCGGCGGGTCGTCCGAAGATTGAAACGGCGATCGATGCGGCAGAGGTGATTCTGTCTCTGGCTCCGGAAACCAACGGTCAGGTAGCGGTGAAGGCGTGGGAAGCGCTGAGCAAATTCACCGGTCGTGACCACACGCATCTGGCACTGAATAAAGAAGACGAGAAAATTCGCTTCCGCGATATTCAGGCGCAGCCGCGCAAGATTATCTCCAGCCCAACCTGGTCTGGTTTGGAAGATGAACACGTTTCCTATAACGCCTGTTATACCAACGTTCATGAGCTGATTCCGTGGCGTACGCTGTCTGGTCGCCAACAGCTGTATCAAGACCATGAGTGGATGCGTGCCTTCGGTGAAAGCCTGCTGGTATACCGTCCGCCAGTCGATACCCGTGCGGCTGAGCCGGTGATGAATAAGAAGCCTAACGGCAACCCGGAAAAACCGCTGAACTTCCTGACGCCGCACCAAAAATGGGGCATTCACTCCACGTACAGCGACAACCTGTTGATGCTGACGCTGGGTCGCGGTGGCCCGATTATCTGGCTGAGCGAAGACGATGCCCGCGATTTGGGTATTGCGGATAACGACTGGGTAGAAGCGTTTAACGCCAACGGTGCGCTGACGGCGCGTGCGGTTGTCAGCCAACGTGTGCCAGCGGGAATGACCATGATGTACCACGCGCAGGAACGCATTATTAACCTGCCGGGGTCGGAAATTACCCAGCAGCGCGGCGGTATTCACAACTCGGTAACCCGTATCACGCCGAAACCGACCCATATGATCGGCGGTTATGCCCAACTGGCTTATGGCTTTAACTACTACGGCACCGTTGGGTCAAACCGCGATGAGTTCGTCGTAGTTCGTAAAATGAAACGCATCGACTGGCTGGATGATGAAGGCCAGGACTATGTACAAAAAGCGGTACAGCAGGAGAAAGCCTGA
- a CDS encoding NarK family nitrate/nitrite MFS transporter, whose protein sequence is MTQPSSPEKVSQSTLIREWNPEDTKFWQSGGQRIAQRNLWISVPCLLLSFCVWMIFSTVAVNLNKVGFSFTTDQLFLLTALPSVSGALLRVPYSFVIPMVGGRRWTTLSTIILVIPCIWLGFAVQNPQTPYSIFVTISLMCGFAGANFASSMANISFFFPKSRQGSALGINGGLGNLGVSVMQLLVPVVIFLPILGFSGNGVVQPDGHQIWLHHAAWMWVPFLVIAATAAWFGMNDLPAPNASIRKQLPVLKQMHLWVLSFLYLSTFGSFIGFSAGFGMLSRTQFPDIVILYYAFFGPLLGALARPVGGMLSDRFGGVKVTLINFILMVILSVLLFLSLPSANSAGSFGMFFGIFMMLFLTAGLGSGSTFQMIAVIFRKLTADRVKTQGGSDADAQRTAATDTAAALGFISAIGAIGGFFIPQAFGMSLELTGSPTGAMKVFVVCYVVCVLVTWLFYARKKS, encoded by the coding sequence ATGACGCAGCCTTCATCACCCGAAAAAGTATCGCAGAGCACGCTGATAAGGGAATGGAATCCTGAAGATACAAAATTCTGGCAATCTGGCGGCCAACGGATAGCACAGCGTAATCTTTGGATCTCTGTACCGTGCCTGCTGTTGTCGTTTTGTGTCTGGATGATTTTCAGCACCGTAGCCGTTAACCTAAACAAGGTTGGATTTAGTTTTACCACAGACCAGTTATTTTTGCTTACCGCGCTGCCTTCCGTCTCCGGCGCGCTATTACGTGTTCCATACTCCTTTGTTATCCCAATGGTTGGCGGTCGCCGTTGGACGACATTAAGTACCATCATTCTGGTGATCCCGTGTATTTGGCTCGGGTTTGCCGTACAAAATCCGCAAACGCCGTACAGCATTTTCGTCACGATTTCTCTGATGTGTGGCTTCGCGGGTGCTAACTTCGCGTCCAGCATGGCGAACATCAGTTTCTTCTTTCCCAAATCACGTCAGGGTAGTGCGCTAGGCATTAACGGCGGATTGGGCAACCTCGGCGTGAGCGTGATGCAGTTGCTGGTGCCAGTGGTGATTTTCCTGCCGATTCTGGGCTTCTCTGGCAATGGCGTTGTTCAGCCTGACGGGCACCAGATCTGGCTGCACCATGCAGCATGGATGTGGGTACCGTTTTTGGTGATTGCTGCAACCGCTGCCTGGTTTGGCATGAACGATCTTCCTGCGCCTAATGCGTCAATACGCAAGCAGTTGCCAGTTCTGAAGCAAATGCACCTGTGGGTACTGAGCTTCCTGTACTTGTCCACGTTTGGCTCATTTATCGGCTTTTCGGCGGGCTTCGGCATGCTGTCCAGAACACAGTTCCCAGACATTGTGATTCTGTACTACGCGTTCTTCGGGCCGCTGTTGGGGGCGTTAGCGCGTCCGGTGGGCGGAATGCTGTCTGACCGTTTTGGCGGTGTGAAAGTCACGTTGATTAACTTCATCTTGATGGTGATTCTCTCGGTATTACTGTTCCTGTCCCTGCCGAGTGCGAACTCTGCGGGCTCATTCGGGATGTTCTTTGGTATCTTCATGATGCTGTTCCTGACGGCCGGTCTGGGTAGTGGGTCAACCTTCCAGATGATCGCTGTGATTTTCCGTAAATTAACGGCAGATCGCGTGAAAACTCAAGGTGGAAGCGATGCGGATGCGCAGCGTACAGCAGCCACGGATACCGCAGCGGCGCTGGGCTTTATCTCAGCCATTGGCGCTATCGGCGGTTTCTTCATTCCTCAGGCCTTTGGGATGTCGCTTGAGTTAACCGGTTCACCCACCGGTGCGATGAAGGTGTTTGTGGTGTGCTACGTGGTGTGCGTATTGGTGACCTGGCTGTTCTACGCCAGAAAGAAAAGTTAG
- the narX gene encoding nitrate/nitrite two-component system sensor histidine kinase NarX — protein sequence MLKRFLLPLSLVNQVALLMLLLGLLGIAGMSVSSWMSQSIQGNAHAINKAGSLRMQSYRLLSMVPLSAENEIYLQELEEDEISSDLQQAVRREGLSEQFTALRVFWLENLQPHLRQATNSADASADVARFVKQLDDLVSAIDHKTEQRLRMVTLVQRIFIGIMFILLVTTFFYLRRRLLRPWRRLVAMGQAIGQGDFTQRVAINGHDEMSTLGQVLNSMSDELSAMYHSLELRVAEKTADLQQKNDLLSFLYRASRRLHTGAPLCSRLMPILNELPSLTPLRNIQLRLYEDNNQEQFHQFSDCSQSQPDHCPDDSCQSCGMQANREELPGEPHCWDLHDKHGQYGVVLATLPGNTVLSRDQNQLLNTLLEQLTSTLALERQSNHQQQLMLMEERATIARELHDSIAQSLSCLKIQVSCLQMQGGDLPPASQQLLTEMREELNTAYRQLRELLTTFRLKLSESGLLAALRASVDEFSKRLGYPIELHYRLPPQSVSAHQGIHVLQIVREALSNIYKHAQATQVDITLQLRQGYIELSVADNGIGIPDDASRANHYGLIIMRDRARGLHGECIVRRRPSGGTEVNVNFLSEYRHRLPLTGETHD from the coding sequence ATGTTGAAACGTTTCCTGCTGCCGCTGTCGCTCGTCAATCAGGTTGCCTTATTGATGCTGCTACTCGGTTTGCTGGGTATTGCAGGTATGTCGGTTTCCAGTTGGATGTCTCAAAGCATTCAAGGGAACGCGCACGCCATTAATAAAGCAGGCTCGCTGCGTATGCAGAGTTACCGTCTGCTCTCGATGGTGCCGCTCTCTGCCGAGAATGAAATTTACCTGCAAGAACTGGAAGAAGACGAAATCAGCAGCGACCTACAACAGGCAGTACGTCGGGAAGGGCTTAGTGAACAATTCACTGCGCTGCGCGTTTTCTGGCTGGAAAACCTGCAACCGCATCTGCGGCAGGCAACGAATTCTGCTGATGCCTCGGCGGATGTCGCCCGCTTCGTGAAACAGCTCGACGATTTGGTTTCCGCCATCGATCATAAAACCGAACAGCGGTTGAGGATGGTCACGCTGGTGCAGCGCATCTTCATCGGCATCATGTTTATTCTGCTGGTCACAACGTTCTTTTACTTGCGCCGCCGCCTGTTGAGGCCGTGGCGACGTCTGGTTGCGATGGGACAAGCTATCGGGCAAGGTGATTTCACTCAGCGCGTCGCCATCAACGGCCATGACGAAATGAGCACGCTGGGGCAGGTGCTGAACAGCATGTCGGATGAACTTTCCGCCATGTACCACAGTCTGGAACTGCGCGTCGCCGAGAAAACGGCCGACCTGCAACAGAAAAACGATCTGCTTTCTTTCCTCTATCGCGCCAGTCGACGCCTGCATACCGGTGCACCGCTGTGTAGCCGACTGATGCCGATCCTGAACGAACTGCCGTCGCTGACCCCGCTGCGCAATATTCAACTGCGGCTGTATGAAGATAACAATCAGGAACAGTTTCATCAGTTTAGCGATTGCAGCCAGTCACAGCCGGATCATTGCCCAGATGACAGCTGTCAGAGCTGCGGTATGCAGGCAAATCGGGAAGAACTGCCGGGCGAGCCTCACTGTTGGGACCTGCATGACAAGCACGGACAATATGGCGTCGTGTTAGCCACGCTGCCGGGCAACACCGTATTGAGCCGCGATCAGAATCAGTTACTGAATACCTTACTGGAACAGTTGACCAGCACGCTGGCGCTGGAGCGCCAATCTAACCATCAACAGCAGTTGATGCTAATGGAAGAACGCGCCACCATTGCCCGCGAACTACACGACTCTATCGCCCAATCCCTCTCCTGCCTGAAAATTCAGGTGAGCTGTCTGCAAATGCAGGGCGGCGATTTGCCGCCCGCGTCGCAGCAACTGCTGACAGAAATGCGGGAAGAGTTAAACACCGCCTATCGCCAACTGCGTGAGCTGCTGACGACGTTCCGGCTGAAGCTGTCGGAATCCGGCTTACTTGCCGCGCTGCGGGCGTCGGTCGATGAATTCAGCAAGCGACTGGGCTATCCCATCGAACTGCATTACCGTCTGCCGCCGCAGTCGGTTTCCGCTCACCAAGGTATTCACGTCCTGCAAATTGTGCGCGAAGCGCTGAGCAATATTTATAAACACGCGCAGGCCACACAGGTCGATATCACCCTGCAACTACGTCAGGGCTACATCGAACTCAGCGTAGCCGATAATGGCATCGGTATTCCGGATGATGCCAGCCGCGCCAACCACTATGGACTTATTATCATGCGCGACCGTGCACGGGGTTTGCACGGCGAATGCATTGTTCGACGCCGGCCATCGGGGGGCACTGAAGTCAATGTCAACTTCCTCTCCGAATACCGTCACCGGCTGCCATTAACAGGAGAAACTCATGATTAA
- the narL gene encoding two-component system response regulator NarL, giving the protein MINEDAATLLLIDDHPMLRNGVKQLISMDPELQVAGEASHGEQGVELAEQLDPDLILLDLNMPGMNGLETLNRLREKSLSGRIVVFSVSNHEDDVVNALKNGADGYLLKDMEPEDLLAALHQAASGKMVLSETLTPILAASLRESRHSSDRDIQQLTPRERDILKLLAQGLSNKVIARKLTITESTVKVHVKHLLKKMKLKSRVEAAVWVLQEKVI; this is encoded by the coding sequence ATGATTAACGAAGATGCCGCCACCCTACTGCTGATTGATGACCATCCCATGTTGCGTAATGGCGTTAAGCAACTCATCAGCATGGATCCAGAATTGCAGGTGGCAGGTGAAGCCAGTCACGGCGAACAGGGTGTCGAGCTAGCGGAACAGCTGGACCCGGATTTGATTCTGCTCGATTTGAACATGCCCGGCATGAATGGTCTGGAAACGTTGAATCGTCTGCGGGAAAAATCGCTGTCTGGTCGCATTGTCGTCTTTAGCGTATCCAACCATGAAGACGATGTTGTCAATGCCCTGAAAAATGGTGCTGACGGTTACCTGCTGAAAGATATGGAGCCGGAAGATTTACTGGCCGCGCTGCATCAGGCGGCATCAGGAAAAATGGTTCTGAGTGAAACGTTAACCCCGATTCTGGCCGCCAGCCTGCGAGAAAGCCGCCACAGCAGCGACCGGGACATTCAGCAGCTCACGCCGCGCGAACGCGATATTCTGAAGCTGTTGGCTCAGGGATTATCCAATAAAGTGATTGCCCGCAAGCTCACGATTACCGAAAGTACCGTTAAGGTTCACGTCAAACACCTGTTGAAAAAAATGAAGCTAAAATCACGGGTTGAAGCGGCTGTCTGGGTATTACAAGAAAAAGTGATTTAA